A single window of Camelus ferus isolate YT-003-E chromosome 7, BCGSAC_Cfer_1.0, whole genome shotgun sequence DNA harbors:
- the MRPS33 gene encoding 28S ribosomal protein S33, mitochondrial: MSSLSEYALRMTRLSARLFGEVARPTDSKSMKVVKLFSELPLAKKKETYDWYPNHNTYFALMGTLRFLGLYRDEHQDFKDEQLRLKKLRGKGKPRKGEGKRAAKKK, from the exons ATGTCTTCACTTTCAGAATATGCCTTGCGCATGACTCGTCTGAGTGCCCGGCTGTTTGGTGAAGTTGCCAGGCCTACTGATTCCAAATCCATGAAAGTGGTAAAGCTGTTTAGTGAGCTGCCTTTGGCCAAGAAGAAGGAGACTTATGACTGGTATCCAAATCACAACACTTACTTCGCGCTTATGGGGACACTACGTTTTCTTGGCCTCTACAG aGATGAGCATCAGGACTTTAAGGATGAGCAGCTGCGTCTAAAGAAGCTTCGTGGAAAGGGGAAaccaaggaaaggagaagggaagagagctgCAAAAAAGAAATAG